The following proteins are co-located in the Macrobrachium rosenbergii isolate ZJJX-2024 chromosome 26, ASM4041242v1, whole genome shotgun sequence genome:
- the LOC136853135 gene encoding perlucin-like protein, translating to MTVATCFRVLATILLLAMAGRCYSQQMDHIQLSRIADSIDNLTRGVQAQAVASERVAAGIMKMFTLMATDHLVCEKGWFKLRSSCYFISEDTSTWEESRQKCIALNSDLVKITHDDEYNFLRDLAKGHNTYVGLSDLQEQGTLRWVADGTIHQIVESWWGEGEPNNPAEHCVHYYHSKDDRFNDANCGKEFRYICEKPAQLGWNFASVLDEETPADK from the exons ATGACCGTTGCTACTTGTTTTCGTGTGCTTGCgaccattcttcttcttgcaatgGCTGGTCGCTGCTACTCGCAGCAAATGGATCATATTCAACTGAGCAGAATTGCAGACTCGATTGACAACCTCACTCGGGGAGTACAAG CACAAGCGGTTGCTTCGGAGAGAGTCGCCGCAGGAATCATGAAAATGTTCACCTTAATGGCCACAG ATCATCTTGTCTGTGAAAAGGGTTGGTTCAAGCTGAGATCCTCCTGTTACTTCATCAGTGAAGACACTAGCACTTGGGAAGAGAGCCGTCAAAAGTGCATAGCCTTGAATTCTGACTTAGTCAAAATCACTCATGACGACGAGTACAACTTCCTCCGTG ATCTTGCAAAAGGTCACAACACCTACGTAGGACTAAGTGACTTGCAAGAACAGGGAACCCTCAGATGGGTTGCAGATGGCACCATTCACCAAATCGTTGAATCATG GTGGGGTGAAGGCGAGCCCAACAATCCAGCAGAACACTGTGTCCATTACTATCATTCAAAAGACGATCGCTTCAATGATGCTAATTGTGGGAAGGAATTTAg GTACATCTGCGAGAAACCTGCCCAACTGGGTTGGAACTTTGCTTCAGTGCTAGATGAAGAAACTCCCGCAGACAAGTGA